The proteins below are encoded in one region of Ostrea edulis chromosome 3, xbOstEdul1.1, whole genome shotgun sequence:
- the LOC125674927 gene encoding uncharacterized protein LOC125674927 isoform X1 codes for MKLETLFYIVWIFTETSIESSQPILPDPLSNDSACYASGITNYSTINSQCGAPDSVIAVLSVQAATKPTSQNCSEVLSAPGYSFFSRCCIVDIDIDCNVTYNNTANQTYTYAIQNACTGYNKCPAPVRVQRMEVSAVCDNTVFPSYNNFMAVDYFCIKKCKIMDMGSTSKRKEGNHSVYLQSNGYPGVFHHFNFDEWCEIDGTNAMETVHVVSIDVQLSGSATIAFKDTETCRDVKNITLLNNNKYQIKKVFDLKNKFFISYKANTMGRFWIGFVSPQKLTITCGLTIGENCTVGHLPDDSSMSTESSALSSDILGTNSSPSPPWWIAVIVALLVGVVIAVVVYKRQKRKQKVSDENGNTDTDPGDIFVITPSERNLIPPSKTNIDIFIPEKRNNALPKLDDSAGNENLYTERKKKKKKRKKKTKHRNVDDENHSKQEDC; via the exons ATGAAGTTGGAAACACTGTTTTATATTGTATGGATTTTTACCG AAACTTCCATCGAATCTTCGCAACCGATTCTTCCCGATCCGTTAAGTAATGACAGCGCTTGTTATGCCTCAGGAATAACCAATTATTCCACTATCAATTCCCAGTGCGGTGCTCCTGACAGTGTAATAGCGGTGTTATCGGTACAGGCAGCCACCAAACCGACGTCACAGAACTGTTCTGAAGTCCTGTCCGCACCAGGTTATAGCTTCTTCAGCAGGTGTTGTATAGTGGATATAGACATTGACTGTAATGTGACTTACAACAACACAGCAAACCAAACTTATACTTATGCGATACAGAATGCCTGTACAGGATACAATAAATGTCCGGCTCCGGTTCGTGTCCAGAGAATGGAGGTATCGGCGGTTTGTGATAATACTGTATTCCCGTCCTATAACAACTTCATGGCAGTCGATTATTTCTGCATTAAAA AGTGTAAGATCATGGATATGGGGTCAACCAGTAAAAGAAAGGAGGGAAATCATAGTGTATATTTGCAATCTAATGGATATCCTGGTGTCTTCCACCATTTCAATTTTGACGAATGGTGTGAAATTGATGGCACGAACGCAATGGAAACGGTGCATGTTGTTTCAATTGATGTTCAGTTATCTGGATCCGCAACGATTGCATTCAAGGATACTGAAACTTGTCGTGATGTTAAGAATATCACACTCCTGAACAACAACAAGTACCAGATAAAGAAGGTTTTCGATCTGAAgaataaatttttcatttcgtATAAGGCAAATACAATGGGGAGATTCTGGATCGGTTTTGTGT CTCCCCAAAAGCTGACCATTACGTGTGGTTTAACCATCGGTGAGAATTGCACAGTGGGACATCTTCCAGACGATAGTTCCATGTCAACGGAGTCCAGTG CTCTAAGCTCAGATATATTAGGAACAAACTCATCGCCCTCAC CCCCCTGGTGGATTGCCGTAATCGTAGCACTCCTTGTTGGTGTCGTGATTGCAGTTGTTGTGTATAAAAGACAGAAAAGAAAGCAGAAA GTGAGCGACGAGAACGGGAATACAGATACCGACCCTGGGGACATCTTCGTCATCACCCCGTCTGAGAGAAATTTGATCCCTCCAAGCAAGACTAATATTGATATCTTTATTCCTGAAAAACGAAACAATGCACTTCCGAAATTAGACGATTCCGCAGGGAACGAAAATTTATATACGGAgaggaagaaaaagaaaaagaaaagaaaaaagaaaacaaagcaCAGAAATGTAGATGATGAAAATCACTCAAAGCAAGAAGACTGTTGA
- the LOC125674927 gene encoding uncharacterized protein LOC125674927 isoform X2: protein MEVSAVCDNTVFPSYNNFMAVDYFCIKKCKIMDMGSTSKRKEGNHSVYLQSNGYPGVFHHFNFDEWCEIDGTNAMETVHVVSIDVQLSGSATIAFKDTETCRDVKNITLLNNNKYQIKKVFDLKNKFFISYKANTMGRFWIGFVSPQKLTITCGLTIGENCTVGHLPDDSSMSTESSALSSDILGTNSSPSPPWWIAVIVALLVGVVIAVVVYKRQKRKQKVSDENGNTDTDPGDIFVITPSERNLIPPSKTNIDIFIPEKRNNALPKLDDSAGNENLYTERKKKKKKRKKKTKHRNVDDENHSKQEDC, encoded by the exons ATGGAGGTATCGGCGGTTTGTGATAATACTGTATTCCCGTCCTATAACAACTTCATGGCAGTCGATTATTTCTGCATTAAAA AGTGTAAGATCATGGATATGGGGTCAACCAGTAAAAGAAAGGAGGGAAATCATAGTGTATATTTGCAATCTAATGGATATCCTGGTGTCTTCCACCATTTCAATTTTGACGAATGGTGTGAAATTGATGGCACGAACGCAATGGAAACGGTGCATGTTGTTTCAATTGATGTTCAGTTATCTGGATCCGCAACGATTGCATTCAAGGATACTGAAACTTGTCGTGATGTTAAGAATATCACACTCCTGAACAACAACAAGTACCAGATAAAGAAGGTTTTCGATCTGAAgaataaatttttcatttcgtATAAGGCAAATACAATGGGGAGATTCTGGATCGGTTTTGTGT CTCCCCAAAAGCTGACCATTACGTGTGGTTTAACCATCGGTGAGAATTGCACAGTGGGACATCTTCCAGACGATAGTTCCATGTCAACGGAGTCCAGTG CTCTAAGCTCAGATATATTAGGAACAAACTCATCGCCCTCAC CCCCCTGGTGGATTGCCGTAATCGTAGCACTCCTTGTTGGTGTCGTGATTGCAGTTGTTGTGTATAAAAGACAGAAAAGAAAGCAGAAA GTGAGCGACGAGAACGGGAATACAGATACCGACCCTGGGGACATCTTCGTCATCACCCCGTCTGAGAGAAATTTGATCCCTCCAAGCAAGACTAATATTGATATCTTTATTCCTGAAAAACGAAACAATGCACTTCCGAAATTAGACGATTCCGCAGGGAACGAAAATTTATATACGGAgaggaagaaaaagaaaaagaaaagaaaaaagaaaacaaagcaCAGAAATGTAGATGATGAAAATCACTCAAAGCAAGAAGACTGTTGA